The Neobacillus sp. OS1-2 genome includes a window with the following:
- a CDS encoding S1-like domain-containing RNA-binding protein: MSLNELIGQATTLTVARKAEFGYFLSDGNEDVLLHSNQAHQELAEGDEVEVFIFVDSQGRISASMTIPEVSVGQYAWVKVTDTNPRIGVFLNIGLPKDILLGADDLPAHQSVWPNIGDMVYVTLRVNRNHLIYAKQASDQVIQSISVKATEKDFNKNIQGHIYRTAKVGSWVYTIEGFKGFIHESQRGTEPRLGEKVEGRIIDVKEDGTINVSLLARKEESQDLDAARIYEYLMSRNGAMPFSDKSTPEDIQERFDLSKGAFKRALGKLMKEGKVYQEGSWTYVKN, from the coding sequence ATGTCACTCAATGAATTAATAGGTCAAGCAACAACGCTTACTGTTGCGCGGAAAGCCGAGTTTGGCTATTTTTTATCTGATGGAAATGAAGATGTTTTATTGCATAGTAATCAAGCGCATCAAGAATTAGCGGAAGGAGACGAAGTCGAAGTCTTTATATTTGTCGATTCACAAGGGAGAATATCCGCTTCGATGACGATTCCGGAAGTTTCTGTTGGACAATACGCTTGGGTAAAAGTAACAGATACAAACCCGAGAATCGGCGTCTTTTTAAATATTGGCCTCCCAAAGGATATTCTGTTAGGTGCTGATGATCTTCCAGCCCATCAATCGGTCTGGCCGAACATCGGTGATATGGTGTATGTCACCCTAAGAGTAAATCGTAATCATCTGATTTATGCAAAGCAAGCCAGTGATCAAGTGATTCAATCGATTTCCGTCAAGGCAACCGAGAAAGATTTTAATAAAAATATCCAAGGTCATATATACCGTACGGCAAAGGTAGGCAGCTGGGTCTACACTATTGAAGGCTTTAAAGGATTTATTCATGAATCACAACGGGGTACAGAGCCACGGTTAGGTGAAAAAGTAGAAGGACGGATCATTGACGTCAAGGAAGATGGAACGATTAATGTTTCTTTACTTGCAAGAAAAGAGGAATCACAAGATTTGGATGCAGCTAGAATCTACGAGTACTTAATGAGTAGAAATGGTGCCATGCCATTTAGTGATAAAAGCACACCGGAAGATATCCAAGAGCGATTTGACTTAAGCAAAGGGGCCTTTAAACGTGCGCTGGGGAAACTGATGAAAGAAGGTAAGGTCTACCAAGAAGGTAGCTGGACATATGTAAAAAACTAA
- a CDS encoding Cof-type HAD-IIB family hydrolase: MAEKHLIALDLDGTLLKDDKTISQKNKEIIQKAKAEGHIVMIATGRPYRSSEMYYRELELNTPIVNFNGAFMHHPLDSSWGFYHEPLDVKVAKDIVEACRSFQFHNIIAEVMDDIYFHYHDEKLLDIFSFGNPKITTGDLQNFLNDAPTSMLIHTEEDQLKLIRDHLSEIHAEVIEQRSWAAPWHVIEIIKVGLNKAVGLKKAADYFGIPTERIIAFGDEDNDLEMLEYAGHGIAMGNGIDQVKNIANDVTLSNEEDGVGAYLADLLKL; this comes from the coding sequence ATGGCAGAAAAACATTTAATCGCATTAGATTTAGATGGGACATTATTAAAAGATGATAAAACTATTTCTCAAAAAAATAAGGAAATTATTCAAAAAGCAAAAGCTGAAGGTCATATTGTCATGATTGCAACCGGCAGACCTTATCGTTCAAGTGAAATGTATTATCGCGAATTGGAGCTAAACACACCAATTGTTAATTTTAATGGAGCTTTTATGCATCATCCGCTTGATTCAAGCTGGGGATTCTATCATGAACCACTTGATGTAAAAGTAGCAAAGGACATTGTCGAAGCTTGCAGAAGTTTTCAGTTTCACAATATAATTGCCGAAGTAATGGACGATATTTATTTCCATTACCATGATGAGAAGCTTTTAGACATTTTTAGCTTTGGCAATCCCAAAATTACCACAGGTGATTTACAAAACTTTTTAAACGATGCACCTACAAGTATGTTGATCCATACAGAGGAAGATCAGCTTAAATTAATTCGTGATCATTTATCTGAGATTCACGCCGAAGTGATTGAACAACGAAGCTGGGCTGCCCCATGGCATGTCATTGAAATCATTAAAGTTGGGTTAAATAAAGCTGTAGGCTTGAAAAAGGCAGCAGATTACTTTGGGATCCCAACTGAAAGAATTATTGCTTTTGGCGACGAAGACAATGATTTGGAAATGCTTGAATATGCCGGTCATGGAATTGCGATGGGAAATGGGATTGACCAGGTAAAGAATATCGCTAATGATGTAACCTTGAGTAATGAAGAAGATGGTGTTGGGGCATATTTGGCGGATTTGTTAAAATTATAA
- a CDS encoding DsrE family protein produces the protein MKNKVILVSSNQLGRGDQILGESILETFFTILKQKEELPAAVFCMNSGVLTMTEESLVSVHLKELEAKGVDILACKTCADHYEVTEKLEVGKISGMGDFIDLAAKYEILTIS, from the coding sequence ATGAAAAACAAAGTGATTTTAGTTAGCTCGAATCAACTTGGCAGGGGCGACCAAATTCTTGGTGAAAGTATCCTTGAAACTTTCTTTACGATACTTAAGCAAAAGGAAGAGCTCCCGGCAGCCGTTTTTTGTATGAATAGCGGAGTGCTCACCATGACTGAGGAATCTCTTGTCTCGGTTCATCTAAAAGAATTGGAAGCAAAAGGTGTCGATATTTTAGCATGTAAAACATGTGCCGATCACTATGAAGTAACTGAAAAATTGGAAGTTGGCAAAATTAGTGGGATGGGCGACTTTATTGATTTGGCAGCAAAATATGAGATTTTAACCATTTCTTAA
- a CDS encoding DUF3941 domain-containing protein yields MPHTSDNDKKAKDNNALHHEKNMMREKNRQAGKNQYTKKTDHK; encoded by the coding sequence ATGCCGCACACTTCTGATAATGACAAAAAAGCAAAAGACAATAATGCCCTTCACCACGAAAAGAATATGATGCGTGAAAAAAACCGTCAGGCAGGGAAAAATCAATACACAAAGAAAACAGACCATAAATAA
- a CDS encoding alpha-amylase family glycosyl hydrolase: MKKITLFLITLLFISALPAQAAIEKKDRLWQDETVYSIMIDRFNNGDINNDIDVNAKDPNVYNGGDFQGIIDKLDYIQDMGFTAIRLTPIFDNAKNGYHGYWVNDFYKTDEHFGSMKTFQKLVKEAHKRKIKVLMDFVTNNTAATHPWVKDSSKQDWFHQKQEIVDTNNQQELENGWVDGLPDLNQDNPEVKKYLIDAAKWWMKKTDVDGYSLPEVNHVPVSFWTDFSKEVKKGKKGFFLIGLPAENAALDVNKYHDAGIDSLFDYSQSEKLRKAFATTNQSFSPLNSAFYSSEKKDGLMANFLDNEYTTRFTNDIVDKRQFPGSRWKTALTYLYTTPGVPMFYYGTEIALIGGDIPDNRRQMNFRTEKELIEYITKLAEQRKQLASLTRGTMEVLYDKGGMMVYKRVYKGETSVVAINNSTKSQKVILTDKQLADGKELRGLLGGDLVRSRQHQYILIQDRDNSEIYVLTEKSGIKISLIASLIVVYILVGIFLYFLIKRRKTKRID; the protein is encoded by the coding sequence ATGAAGAAAATTACACTCTTTTTAATCACCTTATTATTCATTTCAGCCCTGCCGGCCCAAGCTGCTATAGAAAAGAAAGACAGGCTGTGGCAGGATGAAACTGTATATTCTATCATGATTGACCGGTTCAACAACGGGGATATAAACAATGATATCGATGTGAATGCCAAGGACCCCAATGTCTATAACGGCGGCGACTTTCAAGGGATTATTGACAAATTAGATTACATACAGGATATGGGCTTCACTGCCATTCGTTTAACACCCATCTTCGATAATGCCAAGAATGGATACCATGGCTATTGGGTGAATGATTTTTACAAAACGGATGAGCATTTTGGATCGATGAAGACGTTTCAAAAGCTTGTGAAAGAAGCACATAAGCGAAAAATAAAGGTATTAATGGATTTTGTCACGAATAACACTGCCGCTACCCATCCGTGGGTAAAGGATTCAAGCAAACAAGACTGGTTTCATCAAAAACAGGAAATCGTTGATACGAATAATCAGCAAGAGCTTGAAAATGGCTGGGTCGATGGATTACCTGACCTTAATCAGGACAACCCCGAAGTCAAAAAGTACTTAATCGATGCAGCAAAATGGTGGATGAAGAAAACAGATGTGGATGGATATAGCCTTCCAGAGGTCAATCATGTTCCAGTAAGCTTTTGGACTGATTTTTCAAAGGAGGTAAAGAAAGGGAAAAAGGGATTTTTCCTAATTGGCCTTCCAGCTGAGAATGCGGCATTGGATGTAAATAAATATCATGATGCCGGAATTGACAGCTTATTTGATTATTCCCAAAGTGAGAAATTAAGAAAGGCTTTTGCAACGACAAATCAATCTTTTAGCCCCCTTAACTCTGCCTTTTATAGTTCTGAAAAAAAAGACGGATTAATGGCCAACTTTTTAGATAATGAATATACGACAAGATTTACGAATGATATTGTTGACAAGAGACAGTTTCCTGGCTCACGGTGGAAAACAGCTTTAACTTATTTGTATACGACCCCAGGTGTTCCGATGTTTTATTATGGAACTGAAATTGCCTTAATTGGGGGAGATATTCCCGATAACCGCAGACAGATGAATTTTCGTACGGAAAAAGAACTGATCGAATATATTACCAAGCTTGCCGAGCAGCGAAAACAACTTGCTTCTTTAACAAGAGGGACGATGGAAGTGCTTTATGACAAAGGTGGAATGATGGTTTATAAACGGGTCTATAAAGGGGAAACATCAGTCGTTGCCATCAATAATTCCACCAAATCACAAAAGGTTATTTTAACAGATAAGCAGTTAGCGGACGGTAAGGAGCTCCGTGGTTTACTTGGAGGGGATCTTGTTCGCAGTCGTCAACATCAATACATTCTCATCCAAGATCGCGATAATTCTGAAATATATGTACTGACCGAAAAAAGTGGAATTAAGATTTCACTTATTGCCTCCTTAATTGTCGTTTATATCTTAGTGGGTATCTTCCTTTACTTCCTCATCAAGAGAAGAAAAACGAAAAGAATAGACTAA
- a CDS encoding TIGR04053 family radical SAM/SPASM domain-containing protein — translation MSFNRDFNKDPFIVIWELTRACQLKCLHCRADAQYARDPRELTFEEGKNLIDQIYDMNNPILVFTGGDPLMREDVFDIAKYAVQKGVRVSMTPSATPNVTMEAMQKAKEVGLSRWAFSLDGPTAEIHDHFRGTAGSFDLTMEKIKYLHELEMPIQINTVVSRYNYEHLEEMAKLVEELKCVLWSVFFLVPTGRGQVTDMVSPVETEKVLRWLYDLSKRVPFDIKTTEAMHYRRVVIQQKMREAKAQTDEIDYLSALTEKGLTGSIDGLGRAPKGVNDGNGFVFISHIGDVYPSGLLPVKAGNVRETPLAEIYRESPIFKALRKPDEFKGKCGVCEFRYVCGGSRSRAFAMTGDYLESEPFCVYVPKVLREKQAQN, via the coding sequence TTGTCTTTTAACCGAGATTTTAATAAAGATCCATTTATCGTTATATGGGAGCTGACACGTGCTTGCCAATTAAAATGCCTGCATTGTCGTGCAGATGCGCAATATGCAAGGGATCCACGCGAATTAACATTTGAAGAAGGCAAAAATCTAATCGATCAAATATACGATATGAATAATCCCATCCTTGTCTTTACAGGTGGCGACCCTTTGATGAGGGAAGATGTTTTTGATATTGCCAAGTATGCAGTTCAAAAGGGTGTCCGGGTTTCGATGACGCCAAGTGCTACACCGAATGTAACGATGGAGGCAATGCAGAAAGCAAAGGAAGTCGGCCTCTCGCGATGGGCTTTTAGTCTTGACGGACCAACTGCCGAGATTCATGACCATTTCCGCGGGACAGCAGGTTCGTTTGATCTGACCATGGAAAAAATTAAGTATTTGCACGAATTGGAAATGCCAATCCAAATTAACACGGTTGTTTCTAGATACAATTATGAACATCTTGAAGAGATGGCAAAACTGGTTGAGGAATTAAAATGCGTGCTTTGGAGTGTCTTCTTTCTTGTCCCAACTGGAAGAGGGCAGGTAACTGACATGGTTTCACCTGTGGAAACTGAAAAGGTTCTCAGATGGTTGTACGACCTAAGCAAGCGTGTGCCATTCGACATTAAGACAACAGAGGCGATGCACTACCGCCGTGTTGTCATTCAGCAAAAAATGCGCGAAGCAAAGGCGCAGACAGATGAAATCGATTATTTAAGTGCTTTGACAGAAAAAGGGTTAACAGGTTCCATTGATGGACTTGGACGTGCCCCTAAAGGTGTCAATGACGGTAACGGCTTTGTGTTTATTTCCCATATCGGTGATGTTTATCCTAGCGGATTACTGCCTGTAAAGGCAGGGAATGTTCGGGAGACACCATTAGCAGAGATCTACCGTGAATCGCCAATCTTTAAGGCCTTACGAAAACCAGACGAATTTAAAGGAAAATGCGGTGTCTGTGAATTTCGCTATGTTTGTGGGGGTTCAAGATCAAGGGCGTTTGCGATGACAGGCGATTATCTTGAAAGTGAACCATTCTGCGTGTATGTTCCGAAAGTACTAAGGGAAAAACAAGCACAAAACTAG
- a CDS encoding SDR family oxidoreductase produces the protein MSSNKNQQKQTFPPQHQNHQPGIESEMNPLPISVAPNYKSGDKLAGKTAIITGGDSGIGKSVAIYFAKEGADIAIVYLEEHQDAEETKQLIEAEGRTCLLYAGDIGDEEFCKEIVNKTIDQFGRLDILVNNAAEQHPQQSLLNITSAQLEKTFRTNLFSYFYMTKMALPYLQEGASIINTASITAYEGNEQLLDYSASKGAIVSFTRSLAMSLAAQGIRVNGVAPGPIWTPLIPSTFTEDKVATFGSTSPMGRAGQPYELAPAYVFLASDDSSYVSGQMIHVNGGTIVNG, from the coding sequence ATGAGTAGTAATAAAAACCAACAAAAGCAAACATTTCCGCCCCAGCATCAAAACCACCAGCCTGGAATAGAAAGTGAAATGAATCCGCTTCCGATTTCTGTTGCTCCCAATTATAAGTCTGGAGACAAATTAGCTGGTAAAACCGCGATCATTACGGGGGGCGATAGTGGAATCGGCAAATCTGTTGCGATTTATTTTGCCAAGGAGGGTGCAGATATCGCGATTGTTTATTTAGAAGAACATCAGGATGCCGAGGAAACAAAGCAGCTAATCGAAGCAGAAGGTCGCACTTGCCTCCTTTATGCCGGTGACATTGGCGATGAAGAATTTTGTAAAGAGATCGTGAATAAGACAATTGATCAATTTGGTAGGCTGGATATACTCGTCAATAATGCGGCAGAGCAGCATCCACAACAAAGCCTATTGAATATTACATCGGCACAGCTGGAGAAAACATTTCGAACCAATCTATTTTCCTACTTTTATATGACCAAAATGGCTCTTCCCTATTTACAGGAAGGGGCATCCATCATTAACACCGCATCGATTACAGCGTATGAAGGAAATGAACAATTACTTGATTACTCCGCATCTAAGGGAGCCATTGTTTCTTTTACGCGATCCTTGGCCATGTCACTCGCTGCACAGGGAATACGTGTAAATGGAGTAGCTCCGGGCCCTATTTGGACTCCGCTCATCCCATCAACATTTACGGAGGATAAAGTTGCCACGTTTGGGTCTACCTCCCCAATGGGACGTGCAGGACAGCCTTATGAGTTGGCACCCGCCTATGTGTTCTTAGCGTCTGATGACTCCTCATATGTCAGCGGGCAAATGATTCATGTAAATGGCGGGACAATTGTCAATGGCTAA
- a CDS encoding DegV family protein, with protein MPVKILADSACDLPKSFYEENHVTLFPLKVEINEQEYEDVKTIDPKMVYDAIRSGVIPKTSQVSPLLFEKVFTEMAEKNEEGIYIAFSSALSGTYSTAVMILDQVKEKYPNLQITIVDTKCASLGIGLIVQEAARLAANNVTKEKILEDVLFRSEHMEHIFTVEDLDYLAKGGRVSKASAFLGGLLNIKPILNMEEGKLVPIEKIRGKKKVFRRIIEIMNERGSNLQEQVISISHADNLETALEVKAMFEEEFNPKEVYISSIGSAIGAHTGPGTISIFFLNKLPS; from the coding sequence ATGCCGGTAAAAATACTCGCTGACAGCGCATGTGATTTACCAAAAAGTTTTTATGAAGAAAATCATGTTACGTTATTTCCCTTAAAGGTTGAAATTAATGAACAAGAATATGAGGATGTAAAAACCATTGATCCAAAAATGGTGTATGATGCCATCCGCAGTGGTGTCATACCAAAAACATCTCAAGTGTCCCCACTTTTGTTTGAAAAAGTTTTTACAGAAATGGCAGAAAAAAATGAAGAAGGAATTTATATTGCCTTTTCTTCCGCATTGTCCGGTACATATTCAACCGCTGTTATGATTCTTGACCAAGTCAAGGAAAAATATCCAAACCTACAAATAACGATAGTTGATACGAAATGTGCATCACTTGGAATTGGACTGATTGTTCAAGAAGCAGCGAGGCTCGCGGCAAATAACGTGACGAAAGAAAAAATTTTAGAAGATGTCCTATTTAGAAGCGAGCACATGGAGCATATTTTTACAGTAGAGGATTTAGATTATTTGGCAAAAGGCGGCAGGGTTTCGAAAGCTTCAGCGTTTTTAGGTGGATTATTAAATATTAAGCCGATTTTAAATATGGAAGAAGGGAAACTTGTTCCTATTGAAAAAATCAGAGGGAAAAAGAAAGTATTTCGCCGAATCATTGAAATCATGAACGAGCGAGGGTCTAATTTGCAGGAGCAGGTCATTAGCATCAGCCATGCAGATAATCTTGAAACGGCTTTGGAAGTAAAAGCGATGTTCGAAGAGGAATTTAATCCGAAAGAGGTGTATATTTCCTCGATTGGCTCAGCTATTGGGGCGCACACGGGACCTGGGACCATTTCAATATTCTTTTTAAACAAGCTGCCTTCCTAA
- a CDS encoding metal-sulfur cluster assembly factor, whose protein sequence is MNEELKENIMGALELVIDPELGVDIVNLGLVYDVELDDEGKATVTMTLTAMGCPLAGTIVDQVKRALTDIPEIKETEVNIVWNPPWNKEMMSRYAKIALGIR, encoded by the coding sequence ATGAATGAAGAATTAAAAGAAAACATTATGGGTGCATTAGAGTTAGTTATTGACCCTGAGTTAGGTGTCGACATCGTCAATTTAGGCTTGGTATATGATGTTGAATTGGATGATGAGGGAAAGGCTACAGTTACGATGACGTTAACGGCAATGGGCTGCCCACTTGCTGGAACCATTGTCGACCAAGTGAAAAGAGCACTAACTGACATCCCTGAGATCAAAGAAACGGAAGTAAATATTGTTTGGAATCCGCCTTGGAATAAAGAAATGATGTCCCGTTATGCGAAAATCGCCTTAGGTATCCGTTAA
- a CDS encoding YitT family protein, whose protein sequence is MIWLQTKKAFIVAVGALLNALAMNLFLIPANVYSSGFTGIAQLLSKVLSDYTPIHVSMGFLLLVLNIPVAILGWKKVGKSFTIYSFMSVLLSSLFLTLVPIQKFSHDILLNAVFGGVIQAIGVGITLKWGASTGGVDIIAMVLSRLKDKPVGPYMFVLNGIIVMTAGFLFGWEKALYTLVVLYASTRVVDAIHTRHAKLTAMIITKKAEELKKAIHASLVRGITMIPAKGAFSNESKDMLMIVITRYELYDLERIIKEVDPLAFTNIVQTTGVYGFFRRD, encoded by the coding sequence TTGATTTGGCTACAGACGAAAAAAGCTTTTATTGTTGCGGTTGGTGCATTGTTAAATGCACTCGCCATGAATTTATTTCTCATTCCAGCGAATGTATACTCCAGCGGTTTTACCGGAATTGCACAATTACTTTCGAAAGTCCTTAGTGATTATACACCCATTCATGTCTCAATGGGTTTTTTATTGCTTGTCCTCAATATTCCCGTTGCAATTCTCGGTTGGAAGAAGGTAGGTAAATCGTTTACGATTTATAGTTTTATGAGTGTGTTACTATCGTCTCTGTTTCTAACATTGGTTCCAATCCAGAAATTTTCACATGATATCTTACTGAATGCCGTATTTGGCGGAGTCATTCAAGCAATCGGGGTTGGGATCACTTTAAAATGGGGAGCATCCACAGGCGGTGTTGATATTATTGCGATGGTTTTATCAAGACTTAAAGACAAACCTGTTGGGCCATATATGTTCGTATTAAACGGGATTATCGTTATGACCGCTGGCTTCTTATTTGGCTGGGAAAAAGCCCTTTATACACTGGTGGTCTTATATGCCTCGACGAGGGTTGTTGATGCTATCCATACAAGGCATGCCAAGCTGACAGCGATGATTATTACCAAAAAGGCAGAAGAGCTGAAAAAAGCGATTCATGCTTCGCTTGTTAGGGGTATTACAATGATTCCCGCTAAAGGGGCGTTTTCCAATGAATCAAAGGACATGCTGATGATCGTCATTACCCGCTATGAACTTTATGATTTAGAAAGAATCATTAAGGAAGTGGATCCCCTAGCGTTTACAAACATCGTACAGACGACCGGGGTTTATGGATTCTTTCGCAGAGATTAG
- a CDS encoding YajQ family cyclic di-GMP-binding protein: MSKDSSFDIVSKVEFTEVTNAITATMKEIGTRYDFKGSKSEVSLDKEELVLISDDEYKMDQLKDVLFSKLIKRGVPVKNLDYGKIERASGGTVRQRAKIAQGIDKENAKKINTIIKNSGVKVKSQVQDDQVRVSGKNRDDLQKIISLVREADLSIDVQFINYR; the protein is encoded by the coding sequence ATGTCTAAAGACAGCTCATTTGATATTGTATCCAAAGTTGAATTTACCGAAGTCACAAATGCCATTACGGCAACAATGAAAGAGATCGGCACCCGTTACGATTTTAAGGGCAGCAAAAGTGAAGTTTCACTTGATAAGGAAGAGCTGGTCCTCATTTCTGACGACGAATATAAAATGGATCAATTAAAGGATGTATTATTTAGTAAATTAATTAAAAGAGGTGTTCCTGTAAAAAATCTTGATTATGGGAAAATCGAAAGGGCATCAGGAGGAACGGTGCGGCAAAGAGCAAAAATTGCTCAAGGGATCGATAAAGAAAATGCTAAAAAGATTAACACGATTATAAAAAATAGTGGTGTCAAAGTGAAAAGTCAAGTGCAGGACGATCAGGTCCGTGTCAGCGGCAAAAACCGGGATGATTTACAAAAAATTATTTCCTTGGTCCGTGAAGCAGACCTTAGTATTGATGTCCAATTCATCAATTACCGATAA
- a CDS encoding DUF3813 domain-containing protein produces the protein MGNQLFQEARRFVEMAKSANPNDLDSAVAKAKNSLSSAFANSTVAEQAQLQQMQQELDHIQ, from the coding sequence ATGGGAAACCAATTATTCCAGGAAGCACGGAGATTTGTGGAAATGGCGAAATCCGCTAACCCTAATGACCTTGATTCTGCAGTCGCAAAGGCTAAGAATTCCCTAAGTTCTGCTTTTGCCAACTCGACTGTCGCAGAGCAAGCCCAGCTCCAACAAATGCAACAAGAGCTTGATCATATTCAGTAA
- the moaA gene encoding GTP 3',8-cyclase MoaA → MEKTIIKDKLSRPLRDLRISVIDRCNFRCQYCMPAEQFGPDFEFLPRSSLLTYEEIERLGKIFVRLGVEKIRLTGGEPLMRKDMPILVKKLSAIEGLSDIGLTTNGVLLPKVASELKAAGLKRVNVSLDTLNDELFGQINGRGVGTGPVLEGIEAAKQAGLGVKINMVVKKGLNDTEIIPMAEYCKNQGLELRYIEFMDVGATNGWKMDDVVTKKQIYHLLKEHFEMEPVDPAYYGEVAKLYRYKDTDVNVGFITSVSESFCSSCTRSRLSANGQIFTCLFNGNGHDIRNFMRNGATDEQIAERITAIWNGRDDRYSDERTAETHKTRKKIEMSYIGG, encoded by the coding sequence ATGGAAAAAACCATTATTAAAGATAAATTAAGTAGACCATTACGCGACTTAAGAATTTCTGTTATCGATCGCTGTAATTTTCGCTGTCAATACTGCATGCCAGCAGAACAATTCGGCCCAGATTTTGAATTTCTACCTAGAAGTTCCTTATTGACCTATGAAGAGATAGAACGGTTGGGAAAAATATTTGTTCGTTTAGGTGTAGAAAAAATCCGCTTAACTGGCGGTGAGCCCCTCATGCGTAAGGATATGCCGATTCTTGTCAAAAAACTTTCTGCAATTGAGGGCTTAAGTGACATCGGTTTAACAACAAATGGAGTCCTTCTTCCGAAAGTTGCTAGTGAGTTAAAAGCGGCGGGTCTTAAAAGAGTAAATGTCAGCCTTGATACGTTAAATGATGAATTGTTTGGTCAAATTAACGGACGCGGTGTAGGCACCGGCCCTGTATTGGAAGGTATTGAAGCAGCAAAACAAGCAGGTCTTGGAGTTAAAATCAACATGGTTGTCAAAAAAGGGTTAAATGATACAGAAATCATCCCCATGGCAGAATACTGTAAAAATCAAGGTTTAGAGCTCAGATATATCGAGTTTATGGATGTTGGTGCAACAAACGGTTGGAAGATGGATGATGTTGTTACTAAAAAACAGATTTATCATTTATTAAAAGAGCATTTCGAAATGGAACCGGTTGACCCTGCTTATTATGGAGAAGTAGCAAAACTCTATCGTTATAAAGATACTGACGTGAATGTTGGGTTTATTACATCCGTTTCTGAATCCTTCTGCTCAAGCTGCACGCGTTCACGCCTGTCGGCAAATGGTCAGATTTTCACCTGTTTATTTAACGGAAATGGCCACGACATCCGGAATTTTATGAGAAATGGCGCAACTGATGAGCAAATAGCTGAGCGGATTACAGCCATTTGGAATGGCCGTGATGACAGATATTCAGATGAAAGAACTGCAGAGACACACAAAACACGTAAAAAGATTGAAATGTCCTATATTGGCGGCTAG
- a CDS encoding Crp/Fnr family transcriptional regulator, producing the protein MTATMKPTHSIEIKELLTFADRKFKSERGSYLFQEGMLAEELFIIISGKIQISKITSDGRELSLRICSANDICGELTLFTDNPRYLLSAKVLEEGEIVAIKKDVIESEIFQNSKLAFEFMKWMSDHFRKTQTKFRDLVLNGKRGALFSTLIRMSNSYGTPKGNEILIDLPLTNQELANFCGTSRESTNRILSELKRDKIISIKKGKISILDLQYLKDEIGCENCSAVYCNIE; encoded by the coding sequence ATGACAGCGACAATGAAGCCAACTCATTCCATTGAGATAAAAGAACTACTTACATTTGCTGACCGGAAATTTAAAAGTGAAAGAGGAAGCTATCTATTTCAGGAAGGAATGTTAGCAGAAGAGCTATTCATTATTATTTCTGGCAAGATTCAAATCAGTAAAATTACTTCTGATGGCCGTGAACTTTCACTCAGAATTTGCAGCGCCAATGATATTTGCGGTGAATTAACACTTTTCACCGACAATCCGCGCTATCTATTAAGCGCAAAGGTGCTTGAAGAAGGGGAAATTGTTGCCATCAAAAAAGATGTGATAGAAAGTGAAATTTTCCAAAATAGTAAACTTGCCTTTGAGTTTATGAAATGGATGAGTGATCATTTCCGCAAAACGCAGACTAAATTTCGCGACCTTGTTTTAAATGGAAAACGGGGTGCCTTATTTTCTACGCTTATACGGATGTCCAACAGCTATGGGACCCCAAAAGGAAACGAAATCTTAATTGACCTGCCCTTAACCAATCAAGAACTGGCAAATTTCTGTGGTACCTCCCGTGAAAGTACCAATCGGATCCTTAGTGAGTTAAAGCGTGATAAGATTATTTCGATAAAAAAAGGAAAGATTTCTATTTTAGACCTGCAATATTTAAAAGATGAAATTGGCTGTGAAAATTGCTCAGCCGTCTATTGTAATATAGAATAA